One genomic region from Salvia hispanica cultivar TCC Black 2014 chromosome 2, UniMelb_Shisp_WGS_1.0, whole genome shotgun sequence encodes:
- the LOC125205140 gene encoding sister chromatid cohesion protein SCC2-like: protein MRRYQEFKNALREDTVDYSTYSANIKRKRPPSTSARRGKAVRMADMDDEEGYDDEDWGNSVGRMNKSAGKRGSYMRTRQRQQL, encoded by the exons ATGCGGAGATATCAG GAATTCAAGAATGCCTTGAGGGAAGACACGGTTGACTATTCAACCTACTCAGCAAACATCAAGAGGAAACGGCCACCCTCCACGAGTGCAAGACGAGGGAAGGCTGTCCGAATGGCAGATATGGATGATGAAGAAGGCTATGATGATGAAGATTGGGGTAACAGTGTGGGCAGGATGAACAAGAGTGCCGGCAAGAGAGGTAGTTACATGAGAACGAGGCAGCGACAACAGTTGTAA